In Castor canadensis chromosome 11, mCasCan1.hap1v2, whole genome shotgun sequence, a single genomic region encodes these proteins:
- the Itpkb gene encoding inositol-trisphosphate 3-kinase B isoform X2 yields MAKRQERKRQDWEVSKSWRKIKNMVHWSPFVMSFKKKYPWIQLAGHAGSFKAAANGRILKKHCESEQRCLDRLMADVLRPFVPAYHGDVVKDGERYNQMEDLLADFDSPCVMDCKMGIRTYLEEELTKARKKPSLRKDMYQKMVEVDPEAPTEEEKAQRAVTKPRYMQWRETISSTATLGFRIEGIKKEDGSVNRDFKKTKTREQVTEAFREFTKGNHNILVAYRDRLIAIRATLEISPFFKCHEVIGSSLLFIHDKKEQAKVWMIDFGKTTPLPEGQTLQHDVPWQEGNREDGYLSGLNNLIDILTEMSQGGPPP; encoded by the exons aGCAAATCATGGAGAAAGATAAAGAACATGGTGCACTGGTCCCCCTTTGTCATGTCCTTCAAGAAGAAGTACCCCTGGATCCAGCTGGCAGGACACGCAG GGAGCTTCAAGGCAGCTGCAAATGGCCGGATCCTGAAGAAGCACTGTGAGTCGGAGCAGCGCTGCCTGGATCGGCTGATGGCTGACGTGTTGAGGCCTTTCGTGCCTGCCTACCACGGCGATGTGGTGAAGGACGGGGAGCGCTACAACCAGATGGAGGACCTGCTGGCCGACTTCGACTCGCCCTGTGTGATGGACTGCAAGATGGGCATCAG GACGTACCTGGAGGAGGAGCTCACCAAGGCCCGGAAGAAGCCCAGCCTGCGGAAGGACATGTACCAGAAAATGGTTGAAGTGGACCCCGAGGCCCCCACAGAGGAGGAGAAAGCCCAGCGGGCCGTGACCAAGCCACGGTACATGCAGTGGAGGGAGACCATCAGCTCCACAGCCACCCTCGGCTTCAGGATCGAGGGCATCAAG AAAGAAGATGGTTCTGTGAACCGTGACTTCAAGAAGACCAAAACGAGGGAGCAAGTCACCGAGGCCTTCCGAGAATTCACTAAAGGAAACCATAACATCCTG GTTGCCTACCGGGACCGGCTGATAGCCATTCGAGCCACCCTAGAAATCTCCCCCTTCTTCAAGTGCCATGAG GTTATCGGCAGTTCTCTGCTCTTCATCCATGACAAGAAGGAACAGGCCAAGGTGTGGATGATCGACTTTGGGAAAACCACGCCCCTGCCCGAGGGACAGACCCTGCAGCATGATGTCCCCTGGCAGGAAGGGAACAGGGAGGACGGCTACCTCTCGGGACTGAACAATCTCATCGACATCCTGACGGAAATGTCACAGGGCGGCCCGCCCCCCTGA